The Halopelagius inordinatus genomic interval GCGCGTCCGCGGCGAGGCGTCGCGCGGCGGCGTACCCCGCGGGTCCTTTGTGCGAGACGATGGCGACGCCGAGAAGCGGACCGAGTTCGGGCATGTTTCCGTAGATGATACCGATGATAGCGCCCGCGGAGAACGCGTGCGCGGTCAGTTCGGCCACGGTGCGGTCCATCGGGAGGTCCATGTGCGCGAGTCGGTGACCGACGGTGTGCGAGGCGAATCCCGCGAGCAGTCCGAACGCGATGCCGAACCCGCCCCACTGCGGGTGCTGTCCGACGGCCTGCGGGACGAGAAACACCGCAGCGCTCGTCACCATCGCGCCACTCGCGAGTCCGTACCCCCACACTAACGCGTTGGCCTGTTCGCCGACCGCACGCGCGCCGAGGGGTGCCGCAAGCGCCATCGCGAGGAACGCGACCCACGAGATGCCGAGGAGTTTCCACGACCCCGAGACGGCCGCGTACACGGAGAACGCCGCCAACACCCCGGTGATTACCAAGCCGAGACGAGATATCCGGTTCACTATGTGAACTTGAGCATTGAGGTTAATAACAGTCACGCTGTCGAGTTCGAGGCGGGAGTCGGCCGTCGGACCGACTCGTCACCGCGACGCCCGTTTCCACGTCCGGAGGTCGATGCGCTCTCCGTCGAGTTCCTCGGCCGGGAGGTCCGTCGCCGCCCACGAGAACATCGGCGCGACGTCGCTCGGGTCTCTGCCCTGCCCGCCCGAGAGGTCCGTCGCGACGAACCCCGGGTCGAGGACGCCCACGGCCGCCTCGGTGTCGGCGGCGAACTGGCGGGCAACCCCCTCGACGGCCGCTTTCGAGACGCCGTAGGTCCCCATCCCCGGTTTCGGGTCGGCGGCGATGGAGCCGGACGGCACGAGGACGCGTCCGCTCTCGCGGAGGTGCGGGAGCGACTCTTTGACGGCCGCGAAGACGCCGCGGACGTTCGTCCGCATCGTGTCGTCGAACCGCGCGTAGGGTTCCTCGCCGACCGGCATCGACCCGGGCGACCCGTGATTTACGGCCGCGCACGGGACGACGACGGCGATTTCGTTTCCGTCGTTCGCTCGGGCGGCCGTCGCCATCAGTCGCTCTACGTCGAACTCGTCGCGGACGTCCGCGCGAACCGCCGTCGCCGACCCCGGTTCGTCGATGGATTCGACGACATCCCCGAGTTCGTCCGCGTCGCGCGCACACCCGACGACGTGTGCGCCCGCCGCCGCGAACTCCCGCAGTACCGCCTCGCCGATGCCCCGACTCGCTCCCGTCACGACGACAGTCTCCCCGAGTACGTCCATACGCCCGATTCGGTCGCGGAGGAGGTAAAACCAGTCCGCCGAGGCTGAAACGGCCGTTTGTCCTAACGCGAGCTATTTGTCCGTCGAACTGAACGAACGCGTATGGTCGATATCGACTCGGAAACGCTGTTCAACGCCGCGGCGGCCGCTCTCGCCACCGTCGCGGTGCTGTTTTTCGTCTTCAACGTCGAGGTGGGGTACTCGCCCGTCTCGAAGACTGCGCTCGTACTGCTGTTTCTGACGGGCGTGTTCGCTCTCTCTCAACGGACCGACGACTACCAACTGACGCTCCTCGGGTACGGCGTCCTCGTCGTCTCCGGCGTCGGCCTGTTCTTCGACGCGGTGAGCACGTTCGACGTGGGCGACCTCTCGACCGTTCTCGGCCTGTTGGTCGCCGCGGGCCTCCTGTTTTTCGCCCGCACCCGCCTCGACGAGGACGACCGCTTCGTCACGGGGCGGCAGGCGACGTACGCGGTGGGCGTCGTCGCGGCGTGCGTCGCCGTCGTCCTCGTCGTCGACGTCGCAACCGGCGGTCTCACGTACGAACTGCGCCCGGCGAGCGACGTCGAGTATACGGAATCTCACGAGGAGGAGATGCGAGTCGCGTCCGTCGTCGTGACGAACCCGACGCCGCTTCCGGAACGCGTCGAGACGCCGAACTACGGGGTGTGCGCCGCGGGCGACTGGAGCGAGTTCGCGCCGCCGTCGGAACCGGGCCGACCGGAACGCGACGCCGATATCGACGCGTACGTAGACGACGGCTACAACGACCACGTCCTCGGGTTCGAGACGAAGACGTACCCCGTTCGACTCCACATCCGCGGCGCGAACCTCACGGGCGAGACGTTCCCCGTCCGAACCACCGCCGACTGTCCGGACGAGGAGACGGGCGCTCCCTACGTCGCTCTCTTCGAGTCCGGCCGACGGTCGAACGGTTATCGAGTCGCGGCGTAAGTCACGGACTCCGCCCGCCTGTAGTCAGTTCCTTTATACTTTCCACGTCCGTAACCCGGTACGTGAACTCTCTATCTGACCTGCGTTCGCTCGCGGACGCTACCGTCGTCGTCGTCGGCGGGGGGTTCGGCGGCCTCTCGACGGCGTGTTACCTCGCCGACGCCGGTGCCGACGTGACTCTCGTGGAGAAAAACGAGCAACTCGGCGGGCGGGCCAGTCGTCTCGAACGGGACGGCTTTCGGTTCGACATGGGTCCGTCGTGGTATCTCATGCCCGACGTGTTCGAGGACTTCTTCGGGCGGTTCGATCGGACTCCCTCGGACTACTACGAACTGACGAGACTCGACCCGAACTACCGCATCTTCTTCAAAGACGGCGACAGGGTCGATATGGTCCCCGATTTGGAGGTGAACAAGGAGACGTTCGAGTCGTACGAACCCGGTGCGGGAGAGAAACTCGACGACTACCTCCGCAAATCGAAGCGAAACTACGAACTCGGGATGGAGCATTTCGTCTACGAGGACCGGACGACGCTCTCGGACTTTCTGGACCTCACCGTCGCGAAGAACGCGTGGGGGCTCTCTCTCATCGGGTCGATGCAGGACCACGTCGAACGCTACTTCGACCACCCGAAACTCCAGCAGATAATGCAGTACACTCTCGTCTTCCTCGGGGGCGCGCCGAACAACACGCCCGCGCTCTACAACCTGATGAGCCACGTCGATTTCAACATGGGCGTCTACTACCCCGAGGGAGGCATCGGCGGCGTCGTAGACGGCATCGCCGAACTGGGCGAGGAACTCGGCGTGACGTTCCGGACGGACACGCCCGTCTCGGAGATTCGAGGACGGGAGGGCGCGTTCGTCGTGCGGACGGAAGGAGACGAGGAGTTCTACGCCGACTACGTCGTCAGCGACGCGGACTACCGCCACACGGAGATGGACCTGCTTCCGCCCGAAAAGCGCCAGTACGACGCCGACTACTGGGACTCGCGGACGTACGCCCCCTCGGCTTTCCTCCTCTATCTCGGCGTCGAAGGCGACGTCGAACCCCTCGAACACCACACGCTCGTTCTCCCGACGGACTGGAACGACCACTTCGAGACGATATTCGAAGAGCCGTCGTGGCCCGAGGACCCCGCGTACTACCTCTGTGTCCCCTCGAAGACCGACGACACCGTCGCGCCCGAGGGTCACAGCAACCTGTTTGCGCTCGTCCCCGTCGCCGCCGGACTCGAAGACACCCCCGAGAGGCGCGAGCAGTTCCGCGAACTCGTCCTCTCCGACATCGAGGAGAACACCGGAGTGGAGCTCAGAGACCGAATCGTCGTCGAGGAGACGTTCTCCGTCGACGACTTCACCGACCGCTACAACAGCACGCAGGGGACGGCGCTCGGATTGGCGCACACGCTCCGACAGACCGCGCTCTTCCGCCCGCCGCACCACTCGAAGGAGGTAGAGGGGCTCTACTTCACCGGGTCGTTCACGACGCCCGGCATCGGCGTGCCGATGTGTCTGATAAGCGGGCAACTGACCGCCGAGGCGATGGCGGAGCGAATCGACTGAGATGGCGGCGGCCGGACGACTCAGATACCTCCTGACGCTCTCTCGCCCCCGGTTTTGGCTCTACCTCGCGGGGCCGATGCTCGTCGGCGTCGCCTTCGCCGCCGAAACCGTCCCCGAGTTGTACGACCCCGGCGTCGCCGTCGCCGTCGCGTACTTCCTGCTCCCGGCGAACGTCTACCTCTACGGCGTCAACGACGCCTTCGACGCCGAGATAGACGAGTCGAACCCGAAGAAAGAGCGGAAGGAGGCGCGGTGGCGAGACGACGGCGTCGTCAGGGCAGTCGTCGTCGCCTGCGGACTGCTCGGTGCGGTACCGTTCGCCGTGCTCCCGTCGCTAGCGTGGCCGTACCTCGCGGGCTTTCTCTTCCTCGCGACGGAGTACAGCGCACCCCCGCTTCGGTTCAAGACGACGCCGTTTCTCGACTCCCTCTCGAACGGCCTGTACATCCTCCCCGGTGCCGCCGCCTACGCTGCCGTCTCCGGCTCTCACCCCCCGGCCGCCGCCCTCGCGGGCGCGTGGTTCTGGGCGATGGGGATGCACACGTTCTCTGCGATTCCCGACGTCGAACCGGACCGCGCGGCCGGAATCCGAACGACCGCGACGTTCCTCGGCGAGCGACGGACGTACGCGTACTGTTTCGGCTGTTGGGCCGCCGCCGCCGTCGGCTTCGCACTCGTCGACGTGCGCCTCGGCGCGGTGCTGTCTGCGTACCCCGTCGCCGTCGCGGCCGTCTTCCGGTCGGACGTGGACGTCGAACGCGCGTACTGGTGGTACCCCGTGTTGAACACCGTCGTCGGGGCGACGCTCACCCTCGGCGCGCTTTGGAGGCTGGTCAATGGGTGAGTCAGACACGGCGTTGGCCGACCGACTCCCGAAGACGCGCGCGGAGTGGGAGCGGACACTGGACCGACTCGTCCGCGAGAACCGCTTTACCGTCGCGGTGGTCTTCCCGCTGAACGGCGCGATACTGCTCGTCGCGAGCGCCGAGGGACTCTTGCCGGACCCGCTCGCGTTCAACCCCGCGCTCGTGTTGTTCGGAACGCTCGTCATGCGCGCTCCCCTCGTCGTCGGTGCGTTTCCGCTGACCGACCGGCGGGCGGCGACGGGCGTGTCGATTCTGGCGCTGTACGCCTACGGAATCGAGTACGTCGGCGTCCGCACGGGACTTCCCTACGGGGAGTTCTTCTACGGCGTGGAGTTGGGACCGACGCTCGGCGGCATCCCCCTCGGCTTGCCCGTGTTCTTCCTGCCGTTGGTGATGAACGCCTATCTGCTCTGTCTGTTACTGCTCGGAGAACGCGCGCGGAACGGGGCGGTTCGACTCCTCACCGTCGTCGCGACGGTGTTGGCGATGGACCTCGTCTTAGACCCCGGAGCGGTCGGACTCGGCTTTTGGGTCTACCCCGGGGGCGGCGCGTTCTACGGCGTCCCGCTCTCGAACTACGCGGGATGGCTGTTGAGCGCGAGCGTCGCCGTCGCCGTCCTCGATTGGGCGTACGACCGACGCGCACTCGTCGCCCGGCTCGAACGCTGCGAATTCATGCTCGACGACATGGTCTCTTTCGTCATCCTCTGGGGCGGCATCAACGCCTGGTTCGGCAACTGGATTCCGGTGGCCGTCGCCGCGCTGTTCGGCGTCGGACTGCTTTCGACCGACCGGTTCGACTCGCGACTTCTCGATATCGGACGGTAAACGGTCGCTACTCCCCTCGCGTGAAGTACCGAAGCCAATCGGAGACGCGCCTGCCGACGACGGCGGGCGCGGCGAGCGACCACGACGGTTCCCGACCCGAGGGGCCGTGCTCGCGCCTCCCGCGAGCGGTCTCTCGGGGGTACGGAACGTCGCTCACCTTCCGGAAGACGGTTTCCGGGTCGCGTTCGACCGCCCAGTAGAGCCGCGTCTTCGCGAGCAACAGGAGTTTTCGATCGGTGGAGAGAGACGGCGTCGTAGAGAGCACGTCGTAGTCACGTTTGCGAATCTCTCGGTGGTGGTCCGCGTACAACACCGCCGCGAGCAAGACGGCGAACTGGCAGTCGTCCGGCAGATGTCGGATACCGGCGACCCCCCGTCGGTAGAGTTCCTCCGTGCGGCGCAGTTCCTCGCGCATCGCCGCGCGGAAGTTCTCGTCGCAGTCGAACGCGAGCAGTTGCGCTTCGGTCACGCCGTGTCGTTCGAGCGTCTCTCCGGGGAGGTAGACTCTGTCGCGTTCGACGATGTCCTCGCGCACGTCGCGCAGGAAGTTCGACATCTGGAACGCCTCGCCGAGTGCCGTCGCGTGCGGAAGCGCCTTCCGTTCGGCCGCGTCGCCGGGGTCCATGATGGCGGTCATCATCCGACCGACCGCCGCCGCCGACCCGTCCATGTACGCTTCCAGTTCCTCGTAGGTCTCGTATCGACTCGTCTCGATGTCCGACAGCATCGCGTCGACGAACACGTCCACGTCGGAGTCGGGCACGTCGTACTCAGCACACAACTCTGCGAACGCCGAGAGCACCGGGTCGTCCGTTTCTCGCCGTCCGAGAGCCGCCTCTCGGAGGCGCTCTAACTCGGCCCGTTGCTCTCGTGGCGTCGCGCCGTCGGCGTCGTCTACGACTTCGTCCGCGACGCGAAAAAACGCGTACAGTACGTACGTCGCGCGCCTGACTCGCCGCGGGAGGACGCGCGTCGCGAGATGAAACGTCTTTCCCGTCTTGCGTTGTATCTCCTTGCTCTGTCGGACGTGGTCACGCCTCACCATCGTCGACGTAGTCGCGGCCACACGTCTCCCTGAACACTCGTCCCCTCAGACATGGTACTACCTGTCTAGTGATTACAACGACATAACAGTTGGTGTCGGATCGAAACGTTCTTGAGACTGGGATCGGACGACTGCGCGGTCGTCTCGAAATTACCAGAACGTGTCACTACAGTCGTAAACGACGCCGTGTCGCGGGCAGACGTACTTGCAGTGGCGACGGTGCATCGATTCGCCGCACAGTGGGCAGGGGCGGCCCGACGGGTCCATACCGACGACGACGGGCGCGCCGCACGTCACTGTTTCTTTCCGGCGTCGGGAAGAGAAGAAGAGAGAAAAACGACGGCGTCTCGCTCAGTTCAACACTCCGACCAGCCGCAGGACTCGCAGGTCTTGCAGCCTTCGGAGTAGTACAG includes:
- a CDS encoding ZIP family metal transporter, yielding MNRISRLGLVITGVLAAFSVYAAVSGSWKLLGISWVAFLAMALAAPLGARAVGEQANALVWGYGLASGAMVTSAAVFLVPQAVGQHPQWGGFGIAFGLLAGFASHTVGHRLAHMDLPMDRTVAELTAHAFSAGAIIGIIYGNMPELGPLLGVAIVSHKGPAGYAAARRLAADARPVSVLLVPASGVGIAAILSSTVAIPAAPPIRGLVFGFAAGVFLHVAMDFLPRCEIGSEIHDLLTVNGDAHALLDRLRIHAVASTAVGGVVVLLAWLAVV
- a CDS encoding SDR family oxidoreductase — its product is MDVLGETVVVTGASRGIGEAVLREFAAAGAHVVGCARDADELGDVVESIDEPGSATAVRADVRDEFDVERLMATAARANDGNEIAVVVPCAAVNHGSPGSMPVGEEPYARFDDTMRTNVRGVFAAVKESLPHLRESGRVLVPSGSIAADPKPGMGTYGVSKAAVEGVARQFAADTEAAVGVLDPGFVATDLSGGQGRDPSDVAPMFSWAATDLPAEELDGERIDLRTWKRASR
- a CDS encoding phytoene desaturase family protein is translated as MNSLSDLRSLADATVVVVGGGFGGLSTACYLADAGADVTLVEKNEQLGGRASRLERDGFRFDMGPSWYLMPDVFEDFFGRFDRTPSDYYELTRLDPNYRIFFKDGDRVDMVPDLEVNKETFESYEPGAGEKLDDYLRKSKRNYELGMEHFVYEDRTTLSDFLDLTVAKNAWGLSLIGSMQDHVERYFDHPKLQQIMQYTLVFLGGAPNNTPALYNLMSHVDFNMGVYYPEGGIGGVVDGIAELGEELGVTFRTDTPVSEIRGREGAFVVRTEGDEEFYADYVVSDADYRHTEMDLLPPEKRQYDADYWDSRTYAPSAFLLYLGVEGDVEPLEHHTLVLPTDWNDHFETIFEEPSWPEDPAYYLCVPSKTDDTVAPEGHSNLFALVPVAAGLEDTPERREQFRELVLSDIEENTGVELRDRIVVEETFSVDDFTDRYNSTQGTALGLAHTLRQTALFRPPHHSKEVEGLYFTGSFTTPGIGVPMCLISGQLTAEAMAERID
- a CDS encoding prenyltransferase, producing the protein MAAAGRLRYLLTLSRPRFWLYLAGPMLVGVAFAAETVPELYDPGVAVAVAYFLLPANVYLYGVNDAFDAEIDESNPKKERKEARWRDDGVVRAVVVACGLLGAVPFAVLPSLAWPYLAGFLFLATEYSAPPLRFKTTPFLDSLSNGLYILPGAAAYAAVSGSHPPAAALAGAWFWAMGMHTFSAIPDVEPDRAAGIRTTATFLGERRTYAYCFGCWAAAAVGFALVDVRLGAVLSAYPVAVAAVFRSDVDVERAYWWYPVLNTVVGATLTLGALWRLVNG
- the cruF gene encoding bisanhydrobacterioruberin hydratase, with amino-acid sequence MGESDTALADRLPKTRAEWERTLDRLVRENRFTVAVVFPLNGAILLVASAEGLLPDPLAFNPALVLFGTLVMRAPLVVGAFPLTDRRAATGVSILALYAYGIEYVGVRTGLPYGEFFYGVELGPTLGGIPLGLPVFFLPLVMNAYLLCLLLLGERARNGAVRLLTVVATVLAMDLVLDPGAVGLGFWVYPGGGAFYGVPLSNYAGWLLSASVAVAVLDWAYDRRALVARLERCEFMLDDMVSFVILWGGINAWFGNWIPVAVAALFGVGLLSTDRFDSRLLDIGR
- a CDS encoding phytoene/squalene synthase family protein, coding for MVRRDHVRQSKEIQRKTGKTFHLATRVLPRRVRRATYVLYAFFRVADEVVDDADGATPREQRAELERLREAALGRRETDDPVLSAFAELCAEYDVPDSDVDVFVDAMLSDIETSRYETYEELEAYMDGSAAAVGRMMTAIMDPGDAAERKALPHATALGEAFQMSNFLRDVREDIVERDRVYLPGETLERHGVTEAQLLAFDCDENFRAAMREELRRTEELYRRGVAGIRHLPDDCQFAVLLAAVLYADHHREIRKRDYDVLSTTPSLSTDRKLLLLAKTRLYWAVERDPETVFRKVSDVPYPRETARGRREHGPSGREPSWSLAAPAVVGRRVSDWLRYFTRGE
- a CDS encoding HVO_2523 family zinc finger protein; protein product: MDPSGRPCPLCGESMHRRHCKYVCPRHGVVYDCSDTFW